A DNA window from Candidatus Poseidoniia archaeon contains the following coding sequences:
- a CDS encoding transketolase C-terminal domain-containing protein: MDFPLDLSGFSRLKLPLEPEIDEAGLAQLESDIALLRDAIIALTAIARARGLGGHTGGPYDIAPEVVIVDALRDGGAAIHPEFFDEAGHRAALQYARGALRGDLQPEQLLHYREYDSGLAGHPEKELLDCIDFSSGRLGHAAGHVNGVALAHPGQGIVMFGSDGSQMEGNNAEAARLAVANNLNVKWIIDDNNVTIAGYPDRYLPGFDLGRTLGGQGFAVFPADGEDTRALLAAIVAALLHDGPAAVLCRRAMGPGVPQLEGTPQLHDVITLAAAREYFTARDHGAALALLTEIEGEAAAPPAELLGGGAPEACRKQFGASLAAVLAGLSPDERQRVRAFDSDLEGSVGLTAIREQFPECFTSGGVQERGNLLAAAGFGSQPGCQGVFATFSAFLEMVISEITMSRLNECDLLCHFSHAGVDAMSDNTCHFGLNNFFADNYVEAGAPTALYFPADVHQMDAVVRRVFPERGLRFIFSNRSKQPEILGSEGEPMHGDGYEFEPGRDEIVREGDAGWIVSYGDMLHRCLHVVETLRAQGVAVGLVNKPTLNVVDEDMLARLGKAPFILVVESLNRRTGLGIRYGSWLLERGFAPRYGHMGTTRPGNCGQAEQIAHQRLAPADVEARVRELLAA; this comes from the coding sequence ATGGATTTTCCCCTCGACCTCAGCGGCTTTTCGCGGCTGAAATTACCACTTGAACCCGAGATTGACGAAGCCGGACTGGCGCAGCTGGAGAGCGATATTGCGCTGCTGCGTGACGCCATTATCGCGCTGACCGCAATCGCCCGCGCGCGAGGCCTTGGCGGTCACACCGGCGGGCCGTACGACATTGCTCCGGAGGTGGTGATAGTCGACGCACTGCGCGACGGCGGAGCCGCGATTCACCCCGAGTTTTTCGACGAAGCGGGACACCGTGCCGCACTGCAGTATGCACGCGGCGCGCTGCGGGGTGACTTGCAGCCAGAGCAGCTGCTGCACTACCGCGAATACGACTCGGGGCTGGCCGGCCACCCCGAGAAGGAATTGCTTGACTGCATCGACTTCTCGAGCGGACGGCTCGGCCACGCGGCGGGGCACGTCAACGGCGTCGCGCTCGCCCATCCCGGGCAGGGGATAGTGATGTTCGGCTCCGACGGCTCGCAGATGGAGGGCAACAACGCGGAGGCGGCGCGGCTGGCGGTCGCCAACAACCTCAACGTCAAGTGGATTATCGACGACAACAACGTCACGATTGCCGGCTACCCCGACCGCTACCTGCCGGGGTTCGACCTTGGGCGCACTCTCGGGGGGCAGGGCTTCGCCGTCTTCCCGGCCGACGGTGAGGACACCCGCGCACTGCTGGCCGCGATTGTCGCCGCGCTGCTCCACGACGGCCCGGCCGCCGTTCTTTGCCGCCGGGCCATGGGGCCGGGCGTCCCGCAACTCGAAGGGACGCCACAACTGCACGACGTCATCACGCTCGCTGCGGCGCGCGAGTACTTCACTGCGCGCGACCACGGCGCAGCGCTAGCGCTACTGACTGAAATCGAAGGCGAAGCGGCTGCGCCTCCGGCAGAGCTGCTTGGCGGTGGCGCGCCGGAAGCGTGCCGCAAGCAGTTCGGCGCTTCGCTCGCCGCGGTGCTGGCAGGGCTCTCGCCCGACGAGCGGCAGCGCGTCCGCGCCTTCGACTCGGACCTGGAGGGGTCGGTTGGCCTGACGGCTATTCGCGAGCAGTTCCCCGAGTGCTTCACCAGCGGCGGGGTACAGGAGCGCGGCAACCTGCTCGCCGCCGCCGGCTTTGGCTCGCAGCCCGGCTGTCAGGGGGTCTTCGCTACCTTCTCCGCCTTCCTCGAAATGGTCATTTCCGAAATCACGATGTCGCGGCTCAACGAGTGCGACCTGCTCTGCCATTTCTCGCACGCCGGGGTTGACGCGATGTCCGATAATACGTGCCATTTCGGGCTCAACAATTTCTTCGCCGACAACTACGTCGAGGCCGGCGCGCCGACTGCGCTTTATTTTCCGGCCGACGTCCACCAGATGGACGCCGTCGTGCGGCGCGTCTTCCCCGAGCGGGGGCTGCGGTTCATCTTCTCCAACCGCTCGAAGCAGCCGGAAATCCTCGGCTCGGAAGGCGAGCCGATGCACGGCGATGGCTACGAATTCGAGCCGGGCCGCGACGAAATCGTGCGCGAGGGCGACGCGGGCTGGATTGTGAGCTACGGCGACATGCTGCACCGCTGCCTGCACGTCGTCGAAACGCTGCGCGCCCAGGGCGTGGCGGTGGGGCTGGTGAACAAGCCCACGCTCAACGTCGTTGACGAAGACATGCTCGCCAGACTGGGCAAGGCTCCTTTTATACTGGTCGTCGAGAGCCTGAACCGGCGCACCGGCCTCGGTATCCGCTACGGCAGCTGGCTGCTCGAGCGCGGATTCGCGCCGCGCTACGGCCACATGGGCACCACCCGGCCAGGTAACTGCGGGCAGGCGGAGCAGATTGCGCACCAGCGGCTCGCGCCGGCCGATGTGGAGGCGCGCGTCAGGGAACTGCTGGCGGCCTGA
- a CDS encoding 50S ribosomal protein L30e, translating to MDLNKALRKAIATGEVNLGANQCCEAVTSDGARLVILANNCPAGVREAVLEAETDVYQFDGTNSDLGAACGKPFPVSAVTVLEGGSSEILRLKPNL from the coding sequence ATGGACCTCAACAAGGCGCTGCGCAAAGCTATCGCCACCGGCGAAGTTAACCTTGGCGCCAACCAGTGCTGCGAGGCAGTCACCAGCGACGGGGCGCGGCTGGTGATACTGGCGAACAACTGCCCGGCCGGGGTGCGTGAGGCCGTCCTCGAGGCTGAAACGGACGTTTACCAGTTTGATGGAACCAACTCTGACCTCGGTGCCGCGTGCGGAAAGCCTTTCCCGGTCTCGGCAGTGACCGTTCTGGAAGGCGGCAGTTCCGAAATCCTGAGACTCAAACCCAACCTCTGA